The genomic stretch GATGCTTGTGCAGGTGCAGTGAGAGAGAGACGGGGCAGACCGACGATGCGAATTTGGCCTTCTGGGCCACCGACTGCAATAAAGGCACCTGATGGTGGGATACCGACAGAGTATAGTCCACCTTCGACGCGGAAACGCTCATCATGACCCGTAAGGCCAACGACGGCTTGTGAATCAGTTGTCGCCGTAAGGCCCTGGGATGCTGCGTCGCCGAAAACGTCCCAGACGTACAGACTTGAGTCTTCGGAAATGGTAGCCAACAGCGAACCGTCGGGCGTCCATATACCGGCTGTACAGGTCTCAGTGTGAAGGTAGTATGCCTGTAGGACCTGCAGTTCGTTGCCCTTTTCTGTATTGATCTGGTAAACCCACACTGAGCCATCGTTTGCGCCGAGTGCGACGACATTGGGGTGATCAGGCGACGGGTTAGAGGCGATCCAGTTGATCTCCTCTACCTCTTGTGCCTCTGCCAAAAACTTCCACTTCTTGCCATCGGGCACGCCCTGCCAGACGCGTAGTTTGCCGTCCAAACCAGCTGTTGCGACAAATTGGCCCTTTGGCTGAGTGAAAGTGATGGCATTCACAGAGTCTTCGTGCCCGTCTAGTGTGAATATACTCTTCAGTCCCGCGCGCTCGGTGGGTTGTCCGTCACTGCTCGGTTGCGCCGCGGCTGCTGCTGAAACATCAACGACATAACCGACGTCGTCACCACCTCCCGTCGCGATAATTTCTTGGTGAACTGGATGCTGCGCTATGCAAAAGATGCTGCTCTTGTGCTCGTCGAAATGCGCAACCGAGTCGTTTTGCAGGTTGATttccatctccatctcctgACCGCCTTCGTCGCCCTCGTCGTCTGAGTCCATTGGCACGTCGCCATCGTCCTCTACAATCTCGTCTGCTTCCTCGGCGTCTAGTGTGTTGTCCACATCATGCACATCGATGTCGTCTTCGTCGTGCTGGGGCTGGTTCGAAGTGGGGTTGGGAATGGCCATCTTGTGCGCGTTTGGGATTTGATTCGCGTAGTGGGTGGTATATGGAGAAAAGTGTGAAAGATACGATCTGCTGCCCGCGCGATCGTTTATGAGTCTCTGCTGTGCTTAGAAATGCCAAACTAGAACTTCGACGAGGAACTTTTTTGTTCGGGACCCTGTCGGAGGGGCACAGCGCCGACCCCACACACACGTCATTTGTAATCCACGCTGGAACACGAGAGTATCATCTCTTTACATGGAAGCTTCCATTTCGGTCGTTTCATTACATGACTAATCTCTGGATGCTACTTGTAGTTGAACCATAAATCATTGTATGCAGAAGCTTGTCAATTCTCATACTTTACCACGTGACTCTTCGATATCTATAGCTTTGCCTTCACCTCATCCTTGACAACAAGTCCGAACTTGCCACTCTTCTCCTTGTCACGCAGGATTCTTCTCAGAATCTTACCTGACGGACTCTTCGGTATCTCATTGATAAACTCCACTTCCTTGACCCACTTGTATCTAaccttcttctccttgacATACGCAATAATCTCCTTGCCCAAAGACGTACTCTCCTGCAAACCAGGCTTGACCACAACGTAAGCCTTGGGTAGCTCTCCAGAGTAATCGTCTTTAACACTCATAACAGCCACATCTTCGACCTTTGGATGCCCTAGAAGCAAGTCTTCCAGTTCGGCTGGCGCAACACCAATCCCTTTGACTTTGATAAGCTCCTTGATGCGGTCGGTGATGTGGATCATGTTGTCTTCGTCGATGGAGCCGCGGTCGCCAGTGTGAAGGAAGCCCTCTGCGTCAAAGGTTTCTGATGTAGCCTTCTCGTTATTAAGGTATCCCATCACAACTTGTGGTCCGCGAGCGAGCACTTCGCCATCTTCACCAACATCGCCTTCAGTACCATCGTCTTTGATGATTTTGACCTCAGTGGAAGCTACAATGGCACCACCAGAATGGGCGTATTTGTAGGAGTACTTTTCTGGTGGATGCGCAGTGATGCAAGAACTCGACTCCGTCATCCCATACCCCTGTTTGAAACCAGTATGCGGAAACTTCTTCTGGAGCTGCTGAAGAATCTCTTCAGACAATGGAGCCGCGCCAGAGGAAAATCGTTCGATGTGGCTGAGATCGTACTTGTCGACTAACGGGTCGCGCACGAGTCTGATGATAATTGGAGGAACCAAGAGTAACTCAGTGAGCTTGTATTCGACAACGGCGTTTAGCATCTTCTCCATTGAGAACTGCGGGAGCATGACGACTTCGGCGTTGAGCAGAATTGGAAGATGCATTTGATGGATCAGGCCAGTAATGTGGAACAGTGGTAGCACAGCCATTACCTTCTTCAGCGTTTTTGGCGTGATCTGCTGTACCTGAAGGCATTGCGCTATAACGTTCTGATGGCTTATCATGACAGCTTTCGGTAGTCCAGTCGTGCCTGAGGAAAAGGAAAGAAAGGCGCAGACATCCTTGTTGGTTTTGCCTGGTGGAAGCTTGAAGGCAGGTGACTGCCCGGGCTCGCCATATGACTCGCCCATGCGGATCAAATCTTGTACTGTGGTGTAGCCTGGTAGTTCGCCCTCGAGCAAAAACACGTTGGACTGTGGCAACCCAGCAGCTTTTGCGCTTGCCGCCGCAATTTCCATGCTTCCAGGTGTAGTCATTAAAAACTTTGCATCCGCCGTCTTGAGCGCAAAAGTCATCTCTTCAACATTGTACGCTGGACTCGCACCGCTGATTTTCGCTCCCGCACGTAGGCCCGCAAACATGGCTACCGGGTACCATACTGTGTTTTGGCTAAACAGCGCAACAGTTTCTCCCTCTTTGAGCCCATACTTCTTGACTAAGGCGGTGGAAATGAATGTGGAGTATTTCTTTACATCGGCCCAATCCACACGCTCTTTTGTAAGGGCATTTTGAAAACCCGCAAGCTCGTTTGCTGGATTTCTATTGATGGGTGAGTAAAGTGAGTCGAAAAGCCAATCCCAGTCCGTGAGGTCGGTTGGTACTATGGTGGTCAGCTACACCTCTTTCAGCTGCGTAAGAGGGAGACGAACAGTCAATGGGTGGTTGTCGCGACTTGAAAATAACCATCTTGAAGCCAATGCGCCAATTGCTCGGATGTGGTTATCCGACTGTACCACCTACAAGATGAAGTTGAGATTGAGATGAAGTTGATTCACAATCAACAGTGCAAAACGCGAGGATATGATGTAGAAAAGGATTGATCGTCAAAAGAAGCGGCACCGCAAGTACTATGAAGCATGCGCTAACGTCCTTCCTCGGCGCGCCCATCTCCATGTTAATCGGATTCGCTATACTCGGTAGATCTTGGGGCGGGGAAGCAATGGCAAGGCGGGGTTGACAGAGCTAACTACCGAGCTCTCCAAAATAGACAAGATCGCCACGCCTTCTAACGTCTTTTTCTGGATAACATCTAGACGTTTGAACAGGGGTATGTAAGAGCCGCTTCTTTATCACAAGGTAGATCGATTCATAGAAAGAGTTTATATATCACCGTGAAGTTGTTCAGGAATCCTAGGTAATGGAAGTCCAGACAGCAATCGCGGAGCATCGCATGTCTCACCAAGACAAGATACCAAAAGACGAACAAACCAACATGTCCGACTCCGAAAACCCCCCCAAAGACACAATTCCTCCCCTCCCTTCCAATAAAGACCTACGTATAACCCTCATCGGCACCGGCACAATCGGCCTCTCCTTCGCCGCCTTCCACCTCACCCACCTCCCCTCCCCCTCACAACTAACAATCTACGACGTGCGCCCAAACCTCTCCACCTACATATCCAATACCCTCCCGCAATACCTTCCCCCTTCCGCCCCCGCCTCCACCATCTCCTCCATCTACATCGCCACCACCCTCCCCGCCGCCGTCCAAAACGCACACATAATCCAAGAATCCGGGCCAGAAAACCTCGCCTTCAAAAGCAAATTATGGGCTGAAATCGAAGAACACGCGCTAAAAGATGCGTTGTTATGGAGTTCTACATCCGGTATCCTCGCCTCGGCGCAAGCGAAGGATATGGTTGATAAGTCGCGGGTGCTTGTTGTTCATCCGTATAATCCACCGCATGTGATGCCGCTGCTCGAACTTGTTCCTTCGCCTCATACTTCTGCGCAGGTTATCCAGCGAACGCGCGCGTTTTGGGAAGCCTGTGGTAGAGTCCCTATTCATCTCAAAAAGGAAACTACGGGGTTCGTGGCGAATCGTTTGGCGTTTGCACTGCTGCGCGAGGCGATTCATCTGGTCGATGAGGGCGTTGTAGATGTGCGTGAGCTGGATGCTATTGTGGAGAGTAGTATGGGGCCGAGGTGGGCGGTGGCGGGGCCGTTTAAGAGTTATCATGCTGGAGGTGGGGAGGGTGGTTTAGAGGGCTTTTTCAAGAATATTGGGGGTACGGTGCAGGAGTGTTGGGCGGATACTGGGAAAGTTGAGGTTGGGGCTGGGTGGGAGGAGGAAGTTTTTAGACAGGCGAAGGAGGCGTATGGGAGGGTTGATGTGGGGGAGAGGGATAGGGTTACGAGGAGGGTGTTGGAAGTTCTGAGAGAAGAAAAGGAGGGTAAAGAGCATAGTCAAGCATAGTAATTGAATAGTTGGGATGGGTTGTATACCTGATATCATTAAATCGTTTGCGATACTATGTAATTCCAACTGACCGACCGCCTATATCCAAAGATAAATACACTGGATGGTTCTACACAATAAGATACAAACTAGTGATAACACTAGGTCCAATAAACATACCAAACCAGAACAAAATATTCCCCAGGGTATCTCTACCCCTCATGAACTTGGTCTTACTAAACGCCGCCAGCGGGAGTTGCAAGAGCTGAAACACAAACAAGTAGCCTCTAACCTTCTTGAATAGACAAAACATGAGAATCTCATGCACCACCGCGCTGAGAAAGAAGGTGAAGAACGTCGCCTGCATCTTAGACAGGTGAAAAAATGATATTGACGAATGGTAGACGTGGCGCAGCAGGAAGTTGTGTACAGGGCGGTTCCAGTCGCGCGCGTATTGATCAAACGATACGCTGTTCCACCAGGCGCCGTAGAAACCGCGGTCGCCAAAGCGCGTGACTTCGGCAAGCACATTGAGAAGACACTCCCAGATGACGTACCAGCTGAGTAGCTGTTCGAGAAGCATCGGGAATAGCATATCGGAAACTGTTAAGCAGAGTTGTTAGTCAAGCATTCGGTTGAGGGAGAGGAGTAATTCTTACCAACCCATGGGAATTCTTTCCATCGCATTTCAAGGGACATGCCAGCATCCCTTTGCCTCACAGTTTCTACAACGACTGGGTAGATGTACGCTTGCGAGATGATGATCATGACCCAGATAACTCCCAAAGTAGCGACCGACTTTTCGGCAACATACCACCAATTGACTCGTTCTTGGCGAGGGTATTCCTGGTCGTAGACGAGTGTAGGGAGACATGTCCATTCAATAAAATTGGCCATTGTCAGGTTGTTGGGGTAGACGTTATCTGTTGTCGTGCATTTTCCGCGGAGCTCTTCGTCGAGAATGGTGATTTCGGTGTTCAAGACACGTCGGAAGGCGTCAATTTGTTCTTCGTCAAGTGGCTTTCCGGCCTCGATGGCTTGGCCGATAGAGGCAATCTCGGACTTTTCTTTCGAGAGGTTGGTTGAATACTTGGGGCCTGAGCTTACTCGTCGGGTCAAGTCGCCCTCGTTGGGATTGTCGATACCAGTTGCAGTCAGCGTTTCGGCGGTGGGCGATGCCTGGTCGGTCATTTCTTGCGCACTGGTAGCATCTAGCTGATCCAATTTGCTTTTCAGTATATTCCTTCTCCTATACACTTGTGATACTACTAACAGTCAGTTCGATTCGTCATCGTAGGTGCTGGGATCTTACAGTAGCCATTGTAAAATGAATAGGCATGCTGCTTCATCAACAAAACGAAGACATGCAAGACGATAAATACAGTATGAGTCCAAGGCCAATGTCGCCAAAACGTGACCCAAATGATGATCAGTGTAAAGAAGGTTTGCCATAGAGATTGTATCAGCCAGCCTGAACCATTCCATGTCAAGTAATCCTTAGCGATGGCTTTGTGCAGAAAAAAGCCGAAGCTGCTGGCCGCACACATTGCAACATCCGTGGTCAACATGACAAAGAGATCT from Pyrenophora tritici-repentis strain M4 chromosome 1, whole genome shotgun sequence encodes the following:
- a CDS encoding WD40 repeat protein, translating into MAIPNPTSNQPQHDEDDIDVHDVDNTLDAEEADEIVEDDGDVPMDSDDEGDEGGQEMEMEINLQNDSVAHFDEHKSSIFCIAQHPVHQEIIATGGGDDVGYVVDVSAAAAAQPSSDGQPTERAGLKSIFTLDGHEDSVNAITFTQPKGQFVATAGLDGKLRVWQGVPDGKKWKFLAEAQEVEEINWIASNPSPDHPNVVALGANDGSVWVYQINTEKGNELQVLQAYYLHTETCTAGIWTPDGSLLATISEDSSLYVWDVFGDAASQGLTATTDSQAVVGLTGHDERFRVEGGLYSVGIPPSGAFIAVGGPEGQIRIVGLPRLSLTAPAQASTSSSGGGAKNKAGGGKQAGAKGGASSAGQAGQILASLQAGSDNVECLSFSSLPLTLMAAGNVDGSITLFDTAHRFAVRRRIDDAHADEESPQAVVKLDFVAREGPGGWLLTSAGYDGVLKRWDTRGGTAAAGKGLVGEWKGHRGGGEGGGIMAFVQGNGEAVVTAGDDYVALVFKTPISQ
- a CDS encoding CaiC, Acyl-CoA synthetase (AMP-forming)-AMP-acid ligase II translates to MVIFKSRQPPIDLPTDLTDWDWLFDSLYSPINRNPANELAGFQNALTKERVDWADVKKYSTFISTALVKKYGLKEGETVALFSQNTVWYPVAMFAGLRAGAKISGASPAYNVEEMTFALKTADAKFLMTTPGSMEIAAASAKAAGLPQSNVFLLEGELPGYTTVQDLIRMGESYGEPGQSPAFKLPPGKTNKDVCAFLSFSSGTTGLPKAVMISHQNVIAQCLQVQQITPKTLKKVMAVLPLFHITGLIHQMHLPILLNAEVVMLPQFSMEKMLNAVVEYKLTELLLVPPIIIRLVRDPLVDKYDLSHIERFSSGAAPLSEEILQQLQKKFPHTGFKQGYGMTESSSCITAHPPEKYSYKYAHSGGAIVASTEVKIIKDDGTEGDVGEDGEVLARGPQVVMGYLNNEKATSETFDAEGFLHTGDRGSIDEDNMIHITDRIKELIKVKGIGVAPAELEDLLLGHPKVEDVAVMSVKDDYSGELPKAYVVVKPGLQESTSLGKEIIAYVKEKKVRYKWVKEVEFINEIPKSPSGKILRRILRDKEKSGKFGLVVKDEVKAKL
- a CDS encoding ARE1, Acyl-CoA cholesterol acyltransferase, which gives rise to MACDTRPELQTEKTELTSLDVEKSVLSHALQGLSTRPPLTTQETWTPHASPGSLDVDGATALKPQEKEHVEDSPSRSTTAIPSEDSGSETQLDVPAEDRRKSIQIVLEQSGKRGEYVFTSKDPVFQDALQSGIRQEAEKLLGNEKIKNKPRDLIFTQQFTTFDRQNSSAAHSPFRGFFTLFWIAMGFILTRVAAGNYRTKGSIFGDAEILHLMVDRDLFVMLTTDVAMCAASSFGFFLHKAIAKDYLTWNGSGWLIQSLWQTFFTLIIIWVTFWRHWPWTHTVFIVLHVFVLLMKQHAYSFYNGYLSQVYRRRNILKSKLDQLDATSAQEMTDQASPTAETLTATGIDNPNEGDLTRRVSSGPKYSTNLSKEKSEIASIGQAIEAGKPLDEEQIDAFRRVLNTEITILDEELRGKCTTTDNVYPNNLTMANFIEWTCLPTLVYDQEYPRQERVNWWYVAEKSVATLGVIWVMIIISQAYIYPVVVETVRQRDAGMSLEMRWKEFPWVVSDMLFPMLLEQLLSWYVIWECLLNVLAEVTRFGDRGFYGAWWNSVSFDQYARDWNRPVHNFLLRHVYHSSISFFHLSKMQATFFTFFLSAVVHEILMFCLFKKVRGYLFVFQLLQLPLAAFSKTKFMRGRDTLGNILFWFGMFIGPSVITSLYLIV